A single region of the Streptomyces sp. NBC_01262 genome encodes:
- a CDS encoding ATP-binding protein, translating into MTSHAALRHRHVLTLPTQPASVATARGTAEYVYPSWGINPGHPSFAPTLFILSELVTNSVRHAAGASPSLDVIYAAGGGVLAFAVHDRHPDQPDLHNLAKPAGGLAMVAELTAELGGTSTVRPDADRGGKTIWITLPLQ; encoded by the coding sequence GTGACCAGCCACGCGGCCCTGCGCCACCGCCATGTGCTGACCCTGCCGACGCAGCCGGCCTCGGTGGCGACGGCCCGTGGCACCGCCGAGTACGTATATCCCTCGTGGGGCATCAACCCGGGCCACCCCAGCTTCGCCCCGACGCTGTTCATCCTCAGCGAACTGGTCACCAACAGCGTCCGGCACGCTGCCGGAGCATCCCCGAGCCTCGATGTGATCTACGCGGCGGGCGGCGGAGTCCTCGCCTTCGCCGTCCACGACCGCCACCCCGACCAGCCGGACCTGCACAACCTCGCCAAGCCCGCCGGCGGCCTGGCCATGGTGGCCGAACTCACCGCCGAGCTCGGCGGAACCAGCACCGTTCGGCCCGACGCCGACCGCGGTGGCAAGACCATCTGGATCACCCTCCCCCTCCAGTAG
- a CDS encoding STAS domain-containing protein, which produces MPASETFQWHYTAREDLGILALAGHLHDEAADRFTGAVNWVLAHGTGPLILDLTALYTWSHGGQAAIVQAARRLAEQNRPLELSAIPADGTGAVIYNGTPFIPIHDDLDTALAAHGTTRDEPDGRRQWRSGGWTDDTQPLTV; this is translated from the coding sequence ATGCCTGCTTCCGAGACCTTCCAGTGGCACTACACCGCCCGAGAGGACCTGGGCATCCTCGCCCTCGCCGGGCATCTCCACGACGAGGCCGCCGACCGTTTCACCGGCGCCGTCAACTGGGTCCTGGCCCACGGCACGGGCCCGCTCATCCTCGACCTGACCGCCCTGTACACCTGGTCGCACGGAGGCCAGGCCGCCATCGTCCAGGCCGCACGCCGCCTCGCCGAGCAGAACCGGCCACTGGAACTCTCCGCGATCCCCGCCGACGGCACCGGCGCCGTCATCTACAACGGCACACCGTTCATCCCGATCCACGACGACCTGGACACTGCCCTGGCCGCCCACGGTACGACCCGCGACGAACCGGACGGCCGGCGGCAATGGCGCTCCGGCGGCTGGACCGACGACACCCAGCCGCTCACGGTCTGA
- a CDS encoding AMP-binding enzyme, whose product MALALALPCLSARLEGEAAVVDTWWMTETGGFLGSTLPALQPMKPGSCGPGVLGVHPVIYDEDGNVVEAGSGTAGNICIRNPWPGVLQTVWGQPDRFVDIYYRRYCRDPDSTDWRDWPFLCGDGAVQAADGYFRILGRIGDVINVAGHRLGTKELESATLTVAEAAAVPVMDELRGRAVEMYVALNPGLTPSPEIEQKVAAAIEHGIGKIARPRNVWIVPDMPKTRSGKIMRRVIAGISNFADVGDITTLANPEIVDDIRQHVPEREARPRRRPPRALHARSPGDPVVRKGRVALRAARTTRRLREKRWVGMRQIHWSHSLSGCGVLRAVHGAGVVRLFGEADGATREQFVTALESGLARSRASRCLVVDLTQLHFIDIGCASDLLLLAQRATRHKVIAVHCDAYRARLLRMLGAQPVRPLVLIEVSHERRPSTARPGRTAGRFGEPIRP is encoded by the coding sequence CTGGCGCTGGCGCTGGCGCTGCCCTGTTTAAGTGCCCGGCTTGAGGGAGAGGCCGCCGTCGTCGACACCTGGTGGATGACCGAGACCGGCGGTTTCCTCGGCAGCACCCTGCCCGCCCTGCAGCCGATGAAGCCCGGCAGTTGCGGCCCGGGAGTGCTGGGCGTCCACCCGGTGATCTACGACGAGGACGGCAACGTCGTCGAGGCCGGCAGTGGCACGGCCGGCAACATCTGCATCCGCAACCCCTGGCCCGGCGTCCTGCAGACCGTCTGGGGCCAGCCCGACCGCTTCGTCGACATCTACTACCGCCGCTACTGCCGCGACCCCGACAGCACCGACTGGCGCGACTGGCCGTTCCTGTGCGGCGACGGCGCCGTCCAGGCCGCCGACGGCTACTTCCGGATCCTCGGCCGCATCGGCGACGTCATCAACGTCGCCGGCCACCGCCTCGGCACCAAGGAACTCGAATCCGCCACCCTCACCGTCGCCGAGGCCGCCGCCGTGCCGGTGATGGACGAACTGCGCGGCCGGGCCGTGGAGATGTACGTCGCTCTCAACCCCGGCCTCACCCCGAGCCCGGAGATCGAGCAGAAGGTGGCCGCCGCCATAGAACACGGAATCGGGAAGATCGCCCGCCCCCGGAACGTGTGGATCGTCCCCGATATGCCCAAGACCCGCTCCGGAAAGATCATGCGCCGGGTCATCGCAGGGATCTCCAACTTCGCGGACGTCGGGGACATCACCACCCTGGCCAACCCCGAGATCGTCGACGACATCCGCCAGCACGTCCCAGAGCGCGAAGCTCGCCCGCGGAGACGCCCCCCGCGAGCTCTCCACGCAAGAAGCCCAGGAGATCCAGTCGTTCGGAAAGGCCGAGTAGCCCTGCGGGCTGCTCGCACGACACGTCGGCTCAGGGAGAAGAGGTGGGTGGGCATGCGACAGATCCACTGGAGCCATTCTCTGTCGGGATGCGGCGTGTTGCGTGCCGTACACGGGGCCGGTGTGGTGCGGCTGTTCGGCGAAGCGGACGGGGCCACTCGCGAACAGTTCGTCACCGCGCTGGAGAGCGGGCTGGCCCGGAGCAGGGCCTCTCGCTGTCTGGTAGTCGACCTTACGCAACTGCACTTCATCGACATCGGCTGCGCCAGCGATCTGCTGCTGCTCGCTCAGAGAGCTACCAGGCACAAAGTGATAGCGGTCCATTGCGACGCCTACAGGGCCCGCCTGCTCCGGATGCTCGGCGCGCAGCCGGTACGTCCGCTCGTCCTGATCGAGGTGAGCCACGAACGCCGGCCGAGCACGGCCAGGCCCGGGCGAACGGCGGGGCGTTTCGGCGAGCCGATCAGACCGTGA
- a CDS encoding DUF6126 family protein — MSDDAGPDGAEPPASTGAGTEKYKQRAVLLRVMIYIFATHLFAGFVMLLFYLGQHAQK, encoded by the coding sequence GTGAGCGACGACGCCGGACCCGACGGCGCCGAGCCGCCCGCGAGCACGGGGGCGGGCACCGAGAAGTACAAGCAGAGGGCGGTGCTGCTGCGAGTCATGATCTACATCTTCGCGACGCACCTGTTCGCGGGATTTGTCATGCTGCTCTTCTACTTGGGTCAGCACGCCCAGAAATGA
- a CDS encoding ArsR/SmtB family transcription factor has protein sequence MQVPLYQAKAEFFRMLGHPVRIRVLELLQDGPMPVRDLLAAIEVEPSNLSQQLAVLRRSGIVTATRSGSTVVYELAGGDVAELLRAARRILTELLAGQEDLLAELQQSEMTGGAT, from the coding sequence GTGCAGGTTCCGCTGTACCAGGCCAAGGCGGAGTTCTTCCGGATGCTGGGGCATCCGGTGCGGATCCGGGTCCTGGAGCTGCTGCAGGACGGGCCGATGCCGGTACGGGACCTGCTGGCGGCGATCGAGGTCGAGCCGTCGAATCTGTCCCAGCAGCTGGCAGTGCTGCGCCGCTCCGGCATCGTCACCGCCACGCGCAGTGGCTCAACCGTGGTCTACGAGCTGGCGGGCGGGGACGTGGCCGAGTTGCTGCGGGCTGCCCGGCGGATCCTCACCGAGCTGCTCGCCGGGCAGGAGGACCTGCTGGCCGAGCTGCAGCAGAGCGAAATGACAGGAGGCGCGACGTGA
- a CDS encoding alkylphosphonate utilization protein, translating to MSDTKDGNGTALADGDSVTLIKDLKVKGTSEALKRGTLVKNIRLTGRADEVACNTKKVKSVVLKNAFLKKA from the coding sequence ATGAGTGACACGAAGGACGGCAATGGAACCGCCCTGGCCGATGGTGATTCCGTGACGCTGATCAAGGATCTCAAGGTGAAAGGCACCTCCGAGGCACTGAAGCGCGGAACGTTGGTGAAGAATATTCGACTCACCGGCCGGGCCGATGAGGTCGCGTGCAACACGAAGAAGGTCAAGAGCGTGGTCCTCAAGAACGCCTTCCTGAAGAAGGCCTGA
- a CDS encoding ATP-binding protein: MRQHAFTVPTGRGAVRTVGQETAAVLAAFGVTPGTSFMDAVLLVVSELVANVVRHAADCTPMVEITLTVRRHLLVIDVADRHPDLPRVTPETAGEGLLTVLEVAAEYGGSLGVDPAPHGGGKTMRVQLVLPTVR, translated from the coding sequence GTGCGGCAGCATGCATTCACCGTGCCGACGGGGCGGGGAGCGGTGCGAACGGTCGGGCAGGAGACGGCGGCGGTTCTGGCCGCCTTCGGGGTCACTCCTGGCACGTCGTTCATGGACGCCGTGCTGCTGGTTGTCAGTGAGCTCGTCGCCAACGTGGTCCGCCATGCGGCGGACTGCACGCCGATGGTGGAGATCACCCTGACCGTGCGCCGCCACCTGCTCGTGATCGATGTCGCAGACCGGCATCCTGACCTGCCGAGGGTCACCCCGGAGACCGCGGGAGAAGGGCTGCTGACGGTTCTTGAGGTGGCGGCGGAGTACGGCGGCTCGCTCGGCGTCGATCCCGCGCCGCACGGCGGGGGCAAGACCATGCGCGTCCAGCTCGTACTGCCGACTGTTCGCTGA
- a CDS encoding pyridoxamine 5'-phosphate oxidase family protein yields the protein MSGDESVRRHVMNTSGDHGGRGPARMVELPTAEALRLLAGVAWGRVVFSHQALPAVRPVNHILDDGHIVIRAHSGAAVLDPAGSGAVFAYEADQLDETDRTGWSVIVTGTATLVRHPDQLARCERLLHPWMDGAMEHVVRISPDIVTGFRFTRES from the coding sequence ATGAGCGGCGACGAGAGCGTGCGGCGGCACGTGATGAATACCAGCGGCGACCATGGGGGCCGCGGCCCTGCCCGGATGGTCGAGCTGCCGACGGCCGAGGCACTGCGGTTGCTGGCCGGCGTCGCCTGGGGCCGGGTGGTCTTCTCCCATCAGGCGCTGCCCGCCGTCCGCCCGGTCAACCACATCCTCGACGACGGCCATATCGTCATCCGCGCCCACTCCGGCGCCGCCGTTCTCGACCCGGCCGGCTCCGGCGCGGTGTTCGCCTACGAGGCCGACCAACTGGACGAGACCGACCGCACCGGTTGGAGTGTGATCGTTACCGGCACCGCCACCCTGGTACGCCACCCGGACCAACTGGCCCGCTGCGAACGGCTGCTCCACCCCTGGATGGACGGCGCGATGGAGCACGTCGTACGGATCAGCCCCGACATCGTCACCGGCTTCCGGTTCACCCGCGAATCGTAG